The following are encoded in a window of Castanea sativa cultivar Marrone di Chiusa Pesio chromosome 5, ASM4071231v1 genomic DNA:
- the LOC142634307 gene encoding exocyst complex component EXO70A1-like encodes MAMAVVESIENLVSARQLLQTSLEKSRTLASALDKMGPRLEEINQRLPSLEAAARSISIQQCAFSRIRDHVDRAIGPAVAVLKVFDTARELEKSLLSDPCSDLFDYLSVMNLLEEALKFLSDNCELAMKWLEGIFECVEDNAVTNDWCLLNVKKSLRILQELQVYEERARLEGGALSAAFRKLEIEFKRLLLENSVPLALDSLATSTAEQASVFASSSWPVPVIQKLQAIVQRLNSDNQLESCMSVYVDVQSSNAKHSLQALGLDYLEMSITKFDDVQSIEGYIDQWSKHLVLAVKHVYELEHRLCNDVFKKIGSEVAMGCFSKIASQSGILAFLRFGKHVAESKKDPIKLLKLLDMFASLNNLRFDFNRLFGGEGCIKIKNQTRDLIRKIVDGACEIFWELPLQVELQRRSSPPSDGSVPKLISFVTCYCNQLLGDDYRPILTQVLVIHQSWKQEKSQEGLIPNQVHDIMKEIGLNLDAWSKSYEDISLSYLFMMNNHCHFRNLKGTKLGDMMGDPWLTAHEQYRDFYAVLYLKKSWQSLLAPLSQKGLTSLSGEDLVERLTTFNDAFGDCYKKQSNWIICNEILREKVCKHLVQAIIPVYMCYLQNFSLLVEQDANAGKYVKYSVQNLEKMLSSLFQPNLTSLGVTKQGLLLGNVKSTRRGMENMVSSLFQQKLRRYGSIKQAHWIGKIKNFVTNQFHLTVTAI; translated from the coding sequence ATGGCCATGGCTGTGGTGGAGAGCATTGAGAATCTAGTATCTGCTAGGCAGTTGTTGCAGACTAGCTTGGAGAAATCAAGAACTCTTGCTTCTGCACTAGACAAAATGGGGCCTAGATTGGAAGAGATTAACCAAAGATTGCCATCTTTGGAAGCAGCAGCAAGATCCATCTCAATACAACAATGTGCATTTTCCAGAATTAGAGACCATGTTGATCGTGCTATAGGACCTGCTGTTGCAGTTCTGAAGGTCTTTGATACTGCTCGTGAGCTTGAGAAGTCACTCTTGTCTGACCCTTGTTCTGATCTCTTTGATTACCTCTCAGTCATGAATCTTCTTGAAGAAGCATTGAAATTTCTTTCTGACAATTGTGAGCTAGCAATGAAGTGGTTGGAGGGCATCTTTGAATGCGTGGAGGACAATGCAGTCACCAATGATTGGTGCCTCTTGAATGTGAAGAAATCTTTGAGAATTCTACAGGAGCTGCAAGTCTATGAGGAGCGTGCCCGTCTTGAAGGAGGGGCTCTCAGTGCTGCATTTAGAAAGCTAGAAATTGAATTCAAGCGACTTCTGCTAGAAAACAGTGTTCCTCTTGCTTTGGATTCCCTAGCAACATCCACTGCAGAGCAAGCCTCCGTTTTTGCTTCATCATCTTGGCCTGTGCCTGTCATACAGAAGTTGCAGGCTATTGTTCAAAGATTAAATTCTGATAACCAGCTTGAGTCCTGTATGTCTGTATATGTTGATGTGCAAAGTTCAAATGCTAAACATAGTTTACAAGCTCTTGGTTTGGATTACCTTGAGATGTCAAtcacaaaatttgatgatgtGCAGAGTATAGAGGGGTACATAGACCAATGGAGCAAGCACTTGGTGTTGGCAGTGAAGCACGTATATGAGCTTGAGCATAGACTCTGCAATGATGTCTTCAAGAAGATAGGATCAGAAGTTGCAATGGGATGCTTCTCAAAGATTGCTTCTCAATCTGGAATCCTTGCTTTTCTCCGATTTGGGAAACATGTCGCTGAAAGTAAAAAGGATCCCATCAAGCTCTTGAAGCTGTTAGACATGTTTGCTTCTTTGAACAATCTGAGATTTGATTTCAATCGGCTTTTTGGTGGAGAAGGCTGCATCAAAATAAAGAATCAGACAAGAGATCTCATAAGAAAGATTGTTGATGGTGCCTGTGAGATTTTCTGGGAACTTCCTCTTCAAGTGGAATTGCAGAGGCGAAGTTCTCCTCCTTCAGATGGCAGTGTTCCAAAGCTGATAAGCTTTGTAACTTGCTACTGTAACCAGCTGCTTGGCGATGATTATAGGCCAATCTTGACACAGGTTCTTGTAATCCATCAGAGTTGGAAACAAGAGAAGTCCCAAGAGGGTCTTATTCCCAACCAAGTTCATGATATAATGAAAGAAATTGGGCTAAATTTGGATGCATGGTCAAAGTCCTATGAGGATATCTCCTTGTCCTACCTCTTCATGATGAATAATCACTGCCATTTTCGCAATCTGAAAGGCACAAAGCTTGGGGATATGATGGGAGATCCTTGGTTAACAGCACATGAGCAGTACAGAGACTTTTATGCAGTACTCTACTTGAAGAAGAGCTGGCAAAGCCTTCTGGCACCTTTAAGCCAAAAGGGTCTAACTTCATTGTCTGGTGAAGATTTGGTTGAGAGGCTAACTACATTCAACGATGCCTTTGGTGATTGTTATAAGAAGCAATCCAACTGGATTATCTGCAATGAAATCTTGAGGGAGAAAGTATGTAAACATCTTGTGCAAGCTATTATACCTGTTTATATGTGTTACCTGCAAAACTTCAGTCTTTTGGTTGAACAAGATGCTAATGCGGGCAAGTATGTGAAATACAGCGtgcaaaatttagagaaaatgcTAAGCTCTCTGTTCCAGCCAAACCTAACAAGTCTTGGGGTTACTAAACAAGGACTCTTGCTTGGTAATGTGAAATCCACCCGACGGGGTATGGAGAATATGGTCAGCTCTCTGTTCCAGCAAAAGTTAAGGAGGTACGGCAGTATCAAACAAGCACATTGgattggtaaaataaaaaattttgtgaccAACCAATTCCACTTGACAGTTACCGCAATTTGA
- the LOC142633912 gene encoding coatomer subunit beta-1-like: MEKSCTLLVHFDKATPALANEIKESLEGNDVESKIEALKKAIMLLLNGETIPQLFITIIRYVLPSEDHTIQKLLLLYLELIEKTDSKGKVLPEMILICQNLRNNLQHPNEFIRGVTLRFLCRLNESEIVEPLLPSILSNLEHRHPFVRRNAVLAVMSVYRLPQGEQLLDSAPEIVEKFLTSEQDSSSKRNAFLMLFNCAQDRAVDYLFRNVDRIADWGEQLQMVVLELIRKVCRANKAEKGKYIKIIISLLNAQSTAVVYECATTLVSLSSAPTAIRAAANTYCQLLLSQSDNNVKLIVLDRLNELRISHREIMVEMVMDVLRALSTPNLDIRKKTIDIVLDLITPRNVDEVVMMLKKEVVKTQNLEHEKNGEYRQMLVQAIHSCAIKFPEVASTVVHLLMDFLGDSNVASAIDVVVFVREIIETNPKLRVSIITRLLDTFYQIRAARVCSCALWIIGEYCLSLSEVEKGIAAIKQCLGELPFFTVTEEGEVQDQGAKKVQQVNSTTVSSRRPAILADGTYATQSAALETAMSPPTFVQGLLSSTGNLRSLILSGDFFLGAVVACTLTKLVLRLEEVQPSKVEVNKASTQALLYMVSMLQLGESSVLPQPIDNDSRDRIVLCMRLLCNTGDEVRKIWLQSCRESFVKMLADKQRRETEELKAKAQISNAQPDDLIDFYHLKSRKGMSQLELEDEVQDDLKRATGEFTKDGDDANKLNRILQLTGFSDPVYAEAYVTVHHYDIVLDVTVINRTKETLQNLCLELATMGDLKLVERPQNYTLAPESSKQIKANIKVSSTETGVIFGNIVYETSSNVLERNVIVLNDIHIDIMDYISPASCADVAFRTMWAEFEWENKVAVNTVLQDEKEFLDHIIKSTNMKCLTPPSALEGECGFLAANLYAKSVFGEDALVNVSIEKQTDGKLGGYIRIRSKTQGIALSLGDKITLKQKGGT, translated from the exons atgGAAAAATCATGCACTCTCCTCGTCCACTTCGACAAAGCAACCCCAGCACTGGCCAACGAGATCAAAGAATCCCTAGAAGGAAACGACGTCGAATCCAAAATCGAGGCCCTCAAGAAGGCGATCATGCTGTTGCTCAACGGCGAGACCATCCCTCAGCTCTTCATCACCATCATCCGCTACGTCCTCCCTTCCGAGGACCACACCATCCAGAAACTCCTCCTGCTCTACCTCGAGCTCATCGAGAAAACCGATTCCAAGGGAAAAGTACTCCCGGAAATGATCCTCATCTGCCAGAACCTCCGCAACAACCTCCAGCACCCCAACGAGTTCATCCGCGGCGTCACGCTCCGGTTCCTCTGCCGCCTCAACGAGTCCGAGATCGTCGAGCCGCTTCTGCCGTCGATTTTGTCGAACCTCGAGCACCGCCACCCGTTCGTGCGGCGGAATGCGGTGCTGGCGGTGATGTCGGTTTATAGGTTGCCGCAGGGGGAGCAGTTGCTGGATTCGGCGCCGGAGATCGTCGAGAAGTTCCTGACTTCCGAGCAGGATAGTTCGAGCAAGCGCAACGCGTTTCTGATGCTGTTCAACTGCGCGCAGGATCGGGCGGTGGATTATCTGTTTAGGAATGTGGATCGGATCGCCGATTGGGGCGAGCAGCTCCAGATGGTGGTGCTGGAGTTGATTCGGAAGGTTTGCCGAGCGAACAAGGCCGAGAAAGGGAAGTACATTAAGATCATCATCTCGCTGCTGAACGCGCAGTCGACGGCGGTGGTTTACGAGTGCGCGACGACGCTCGTGTCGCTCTCGTCGGCGCCGACGGCGATTCGCGCGGCGGCGAACACGTACTGCCAGTTGCTGCTGTCGCAGAGCGATAACAACGTGAAGCTGATCGTTTTGGATCGGTTGAATGAGCTGAGGATTTCGCATCGGGAGATTATGGTGGAGATGGTGATGGATGTGCTGCGAGCGCTCTCGACGCCGAATTTGGATATTAGGAAGAAGACGATTGACATTGTGTTGGATTTGATCACGCCGAGGAATGTGGATGAGGTGGTGATGATGTTGAAGAAGGAGGTTGTGAAGACGCAGAATTTGGAGCATGAGAAGAATGGAGAGTATAGGCAAATGCTGGTCCAAGCGATTCATTCTTGCGCGATCAAGTTCCCCGAGGTTGCGAGCACTGTGGTGCATTTGTTGATGGATTTCTTAGGCGATTCCAATGTGGCTTCGGCTATTGATGTGGTGGTTTTCGTTAGGGAGATCATTGAGACCAATCCGAAGCTTCGTGTTTCGATTATAACTAGGCTTTTGGATACGTTTTACCAGATCCGCGCCGCGAGGGTTTGCTCGTGTGCACTTTGGATCATTGGTGAGTATTGCTTGTCTCTCTCTGAAGTGGAGAAAGGGATCGCGGCGATCAAGCAGTGTCTCGGGGAGTTGCCGTTTTTTACAGTGACTGAAGAAGGGGAAGTGCAAGATCAAGGTGCGAAGAAAGTTCAGCAAGTGAATTCCACCACTGTTTCTTCTCGAAGGCCCGCGATTCTCGCGGACGGCACTTATGCTACTCAAAGTGCTGCACTAGAAACTGCAATGTCGCCTCCTACATTCGTTCAAGGATTGTTGTCTTCGACAGGAAACTTGAGATCATTGATTCTATCGGGCGACTTTTTCCTCGGGGCAGTTGTGGCTTGTACATTGACAAAGCTTGTGTTGAGATTGGAAGAGGTGCAGCCATCGAAAGTTGAAGTGAATAAGGCATCTACTCAGGCTTTATTGTACATGGTGTCGATGCTCCAATTGGGTGAATCATCGGTTCTTCCACAGCCGATTGATAATGATTCTCGTGATAGGATTGTTCTTTGCATGAGATTGCTGTGCAATACTGGTGATGAGGTAAGGAAGATATGGCTGCAGTCTTGCAGAGAGAGCTTTGTGAAAATGCTTGCGGATAAGCAGCGTAGGGAGACAGAGGAACTCAAAGCTAAGGCCCAAATATCTAATGCACAACCGGATGATCTTATCGATTTCTACCATTTGAAGAGCAGGAAG GGTATGAGCCAACTTGAGTTGGAAGATGAGGTCCAAGATGATCTCAAGCGTGCCACTGGAGAGTTCACAAAGGATGGAGATGATGCAAATAAGCTCAATCGGATTCTTCAGCTTACAGGTTTCAGTGATCCTGTCTATGCTGAAGCATATGTGACAGTTCATCATTATGACATAGTCCTTGATGTTACTGTCATCAACCGAACCAAGGAGACCCTCCAGAATTTATGCTTGGAGTTGGCAACCATGGGTGATCTCAAACTTGTTGAGCGACCACAAAACTACACCCTAGCTCCAGAGTCAAGCAAACAAATTAAGGCAAACATTAAGGTCTCTTCAACTGAAACAGGAGTCATATTTGGTAATATTGTATATGAGACTTCCTCAAATGTTCTTGAGAGAAATGTTATTGTCCTCAATGACATCCATATCGATATAATGGACTACATCTCCCCTGCATCAtgtgctgatgtggcatttagAACAATGTGGGCTGAATTTGAGTGGGAAAACAAG GTTGCTGTAAATACAGTCCTTCAAGATGAGAAGGAATTTCTTGACCATATTATCAAGTCGACCAACATGAAGTGCCTCACACCACC ATCGGCTCTAGAAGGGGAGTGTGGGTTCCTTGCTGCTAACCTCTATGCAAAGAGTGTTTTTGGGGAGGATGCCCTGGTGAATGTGAGCATCGAGAAACAAACAGACGGTAAGCTGGGTGGATACATCAGAATAAGAAGTAAAACTCAAGGTATTGCCCTGAGTCTTGGGGACAAGATCACTTTAAAACAAAAGGGAGGCACTTAG